The Tripterygium wilfordii isolate XIE 37 chromosome 17, ASM1340144v1, whole genome shotgun sequence genome has a window encoding:
- the LOC119981877 gene encoding ricin B-like lectin R40G3, with translation MGTTMAETNLSYRVYYRASPDYNLAIGEGMAILVAIDENDDRQHWYKDDKYSYMKDKYGYAAFSLVNEATGQTLKHSFDHPLPVKLVTYNPDVLEESVLWAHADDCGEGYRAIRSLKWALHLEAAALTDSSYYGAIIIGGLWIDGNNQQWKIEHHRKKYRNHTSKL, from the exons ATGGGTACAACAATGGCTGAAACAAACCTATCTTATAGGGTGTACTACAGGGCTTCTCCCGACTACAATTTGGCCATCGGCGAAGGAATGGCCATTCTTGTCGCTATTGATGAGAATGATGACCGCCAG CATTGGTACAAAGATGACAAGTACAGCTATATGAAGGACAAATATGGCTATGCTGCCTTTTCTCTGGTTAATGAAGCAACTGGCCAAACCCTAAAACATTCATTCGATCACCCTCTTCCT GTGAAATTGGTCACTTATAATCCAGATGTTCTTGAGGAGTCTGTCTTGTGGGCACATGCAGATGACTGTGGTGAAGGTTATAGAGCTATAAGGAGTCTTAAGTGGGCATTGCATTTGGAAGCCGCTGCTTTGACCGATTCTTCCTATTATGGTGCTATAATTATAGGCGGGCTCTGGATTGATGGAAATAACCAGCAATGGAAAATTGAGCACCACCGTAAGAAATATAGAAATCATACCAGTAAACTCTGA